TTAAGTGACAATGGTGTCACAGTTATTTACATGTGAACAAATCTATAAGTATGGCCTATGTTTTTCTTGGCTTGACTATATTTCGGTTATTGTTATCGTAGGTTTTGTAGTTTGGAATGTCCCTGGATATGTCTCTGAATCATGTATGTTAAGTATGTGCTTTCTGTTAGAAACAAACCAAACGCTTTTGTTTTATAGTTGGCGTACCATCATTACATTCAGTTGAAATGATACAATGCTTCGCAAAAGAGTGTGTCAGTAGACGGTTAAAATGGGTGACAGTTATTCAATTATCTTCACCAAAAACCCATGTTAGCAAGAACTCCTTCAGTTGTAATATGGCTTCTACAACTTCTGATCGCCGAAGTAGCTACTGATGCATAGTTAATGCAAACAGCCTAGTTACTGCTGATAGCGGTTGGTTATGATCTTAGTTATTTCCAATAGCGCTACCCCAAACCCCACCTAGGGGCTTTGCTCCATGGACCCTGCATGAAGTATTCTAAGGGTGTTAGCTTACTggattaaaaatgacaaaattgtgTAAAAAGTCTTTGTATTGTTGAGACTTTCTTTTCtcttttaataaaaatcaaaattaTAAAAAGCAATGTCGTTATCGTTGGAAAATTTTCATCCCCTATTTCCACCAACCCATTAATAAAATAACTGCGAAGAATCGGTAAATGTTACTGTAACTTAAAGTAAAATCAACAAATGACTCTTAAGTACTAAATTAAGTTATTTGAAGATGTATTTCACTAAATTAACGGTTCTTGGCACTACAAAACAAATGTAGTACACGGTATACCAAaagttatttttataaaaaagtcGTCAAAACTTTAAATTTATGTTGAGTTATGGAAACTTTATCCTCACGAACAAGTTGTAATTAGATCCGTTTACTTCATCAATATATTGATCAGTTGTTGTCCACCAAAATCTTCATAACATTACAAAGTCAACTTCTAGATAGACAAGAAGAATCTCTAGTTGTCAATCTGACCAATTCAACTCCATTCCATTCATGGCTACTTGCACATGATCAACCACTTCCATTCCATCTATTTATCTTCATATACTCTCTCTTTCCAATTCCACCCACAAACACATTCACATAAATGGATCAAGGGTTCAAGCATTTCAGCCACTTGCACAACCTGATCATGCACCACATGCCAGAAGGCGTCGAAGTCTCATGCTCCGGTTGCCACTCTTCCGCCACCGCAACCGTATACGTTTGCTGGCAATGCaacttcttcctgcacgaacaatgCTACCGAGCCACTCGGTCCCTGAAACACCCATCTCACCCTCCTCATCCCCTCACTTTGGTTCCTTACCCGACTTACCACTCTAATTCCTTTTACTGCAATTCTTGTAATATCGTCGGAACTGGCTTCTCCTATTCCTGTGCTGATTGTGAATTCGACCTTCATGTCCAATGCGCTTATTCCATTTCCCGAGCTACAAGTTTAAAGAATGCACACCCGTTTCAAGAACTTGTTCCACAAGGTTGGAATGGAGTACAAAATTCTAACATTGATCACCATGTCCCGTTTGCTTCTGTTCCTGAAAGTCCTCCAATTCCGTTCGCTAGTGCCCAGAATCATTACATGCCTCTAAATACCGTTTCTGGTCATGATCTAGCATGTGGTTTCGTTCCACCGCATAATCAGAATTTAACTACTACTTCCCAGGATCCATTCATGGCTCATAATCTAGCTTCTGTTTCGATTCCCACGAATTTTCAGAACCCGCTTGATAATGCTCAATATTCTTCCGTGGATCAAACAGGACCTTCTGTTTCTATTCCCACTAATTATCCGCCAACTACGATTTCTAGCGGTCATGATCCTGTAATGCCACAAGACCGGCCTTCTGTTTCCATTCCAGCGAGTTCTCATGATCGGATTTCTAGTGCCCAGTATCCTTCCATGGCTCAAACCGGACCTTCTGTTTCGGTTCCCACTAACTATCCGCCAAATGCGATTCCTAGCAGTCAAGATCCTTCAATGCCTCAAGACGACCCTTCTATTTCCATTCCAATGGGTTCTCAGAATCGGATTTCTGGTGTCCAGTATCCTTCCGTCGCTCAAACTGGACCTTCTATTTCTATTCCCACTGACTATCCACAGAATCCAATTCCTTCCGCCCAAGATCCTTCAGTGTCTCAAAACCGACCTGTTTCCATCCCAACAAGTTCTTACAATTCCAGTGCACAATATGCTTCTGTGGCAGAAACTGGACCTTCTGTTTCTGTTCCCACTGGCTATCCACAGAATCCAATTCCATCAGCCCAAGATCCTTCAATGTCTCAAAACAGACCTGTTTCCATTCCAACAAGTTCCCACAATTCTAGTGCTCAATATCCTTCTGTGCCACAAAATGGACCTTCTGTTTCTATTCCCACTAATCCATCAGAGTCGATCTCTAGCTCTCATGATCATTCAACGCCTCAAAATGGACCGAAAGATAAAGAAGTAATGCATTTCAGCCACCTCCACAAATTGTCTAGAGTCAACTTacaagaagatgaagaaaatgagGTTATTTGTTCAGGATGTGAAGACACACTAGTTGGCAACGGCTATAAATGTGTTGAACCAGATTGCGACTTTCATCTTCACGAATCATGCTTTCATCTAAAAAGAGAGATCATTCACAAGTCACATCCGGAACACCCTCTAACCATCCTCCCGTTAGCGCCTTACGACAATAAAGATGGTGAATTTACTTGCAATGCATGTTGTAGTGATGGTACAGGTTTTACCTATcactgttcggtcggctggtatgtccgattggacagtcctgttcgatcggccggtaggctcgatcggctgggccattcgagtggattgtttcttcctctagtgtgtttgtgtttggggatttgaacttttgaagttttcgttgtagtatatgagaacaccaaaatgtccttacctttcaggtcgatcgatcgaacggttcgttcgatcggccggcttagtCGATCGGCTGGGAATTTTTGAAGCGGGTCCCaacaggatgtcactcgatcgaacagactgttcgatcggctggcattccctactacgaacgagttgtgaaaatgattaagtgttgaagcatagtatctcatgatccgaagagtaatgtttaccaatcgagtaacgtattcgatcgaacatcacttcgtcaatagtatacttcataaaaattgaaaagtgtgagaccatgtgctagccgatcggctggcccggtcgatcggctggcatgtccgatcggctgggctgtttgaacagcctagccgttcggccagcatttctgacctggtcggcctttcgtctaacacttggctgtttaattacttgtcgacatatcgaggtagttttgataacgagttgaactatgatatcctccgttcctactcgtttcttcgactcggacaggaatcacccaagtccggccggtgaacggttcggaacgtcggttagagtttaacccggaatcggtgaacctagtagatagaatccgaatcttgaacctcttaactgttagaatgattagttagccggttcaagctccgtttctaccggttttaagggTTCGAGTGTAAAGGTTGAAGAATgttggaaattattcataacaaggttaagatttgtaagaaccttagtttgtttatgtggaaatcggtcagatctaagctattcacggttgaatgaggccaaagtttggtgttcttcaagaacatcatgatgacaccacccaagaacacttagatcttggtgatttcacggttagaaatcgagttttgaaagatagaaaggtgtagaatcatgtagtgataaaaaacgtacaagaattagagtgaaaacttaccggagttgagagaaatctgagaaaaaggaagaagaaggctggttcggtcagagctttccaaaaatggaaagtgtgacaatgacaaccctatttataggctccaaaagaggaaagtggcagccgatcggccaggagctccgattgaatgggctgctcgatcggctaggaagatgctagccgatcggctggcctgttcgatcaggatgcctcctgttcgatccgcgacacactttgagtatttcgcgacgattttcgatgtttcgatttcgatggacgatgatacgaatacgatagagttcctagtcaaattactttcagtctcaaccactatatctaacatacaatcttctacaAGTCAcatttcgatgtcggtttcgattgagttcggtTGCCTTTCgggtttcgattcgattttcaattgattcgcttgaataccacaccaaacatataagtaaacacgcacaagtaacacataaggcacacacacacgtaatacaataccaaggttcacataattcgagtctcgagttcgattgatgaatcgattagcttgattattgattgattaactttatcgcattgttacttcctactattcacagtcgtaaatcggtcgcattggttaaacattcgatcatttcatttatacaacacttactccacataatacaaaagcaAAGAGAACATTagcagtcaaagaagtcaaagttgacttggacttggactttgactttgactttgacatttgaaaacacggggtgttacacgtgGGTTTGTACTTCTGCCCCGTGGGGCTCGATCATTCCTGCTATAAGGGTGTGTTCGTCCCCTGTTTCCGACCGGAGGTTTATCAAAGACGGAGCCTCCATTTTTCTTCCAAGAAGACATTCTCTGTTTTGGTTTAGTCGTTGCTCTACAAGCATTCTTTCCCCTAGTGAATGCCCGGGCACGTTCCATCAGTACTCCCATCGTACTTGTGGTGTACTTGATGAGGGTATTTATATTAGTCAACTTGATGATGTCATCCGGTTGGACGCACCTTTTGGTGTTGCGTCCATTCATGACTGAGGGACGAAGTTCTTCTGGATATGTGTCCCTTATGTTTCGGCCCAGCCTTCTAGGAGAAGGTTCGGTCTTGGCTATGTATCTTCATACACAAACACTGCACATATACACAGACACATACTCGACAGATTTGCAGGTTGGCTGGCCAGAACTTGAGTCATCGAAAACGAGAGGAATGAAGAGAGAAAACAGATTACAAATATTTCAAAAAAAACCCTTAATCTTTAGACAAATTGTAAAATACCCTCTAAATCtttctatatttttttgtaaaaaagtaATTCTATTTTCTATAATTTCTATATAATTAACATATAACTCTGTAACAAATAATCAATTTACAATTAATGACTTTAATCATTAGATTATGGgttatttaactttttttataatttatattattttaagttatataattttatttttagttatattaaaatTTTCAAATATATTGATATTTCAAGTATCAAACAAAATTAAAATATTTTGGTTTTGAGAAATTTTAGGGAAAACTAAGACAGTGAGTaggccggctcaaccattttgaTGGCCTAAAGCAAATTTAAAAACTCGAgttctttttcaaaaaaaaaaaaacactatttgAGAAAAAAAGTCTCTTTTACCGGGCTTGGGACCCGCAAAATAAACTAAAAGGTTTATTGTTGGCGAagttaacttatttttttttgtatttttatatattttttgtatgtGTAAAGATAAGTTCAGCCCAACACAAATAtcatatatgatttttttttttaaattggagGTCCTATTGATTTTGAGGCCTAAAGCCCAAGCCTCAAAGTACTTGGGCTTGGACCGGCCCTGATACTAAGCTTAggaaaactaagaaaaataaggTGAAAACTAACGTGACGTCGAAGAAATATAAGGAAAATGAGACGACTCTCTCTAGCCTTAAATACCCATAGGAATAACAATTGGATTGTTACGTTTTTGACCATTGAATTATTATTCTGTACAACCTTTGAAGTGAATCTTTAAGTTACATGAGGACTTGACTGTTATATGAGTGTAAAACCTTACTAGTTGAACAAAACTAGTCTATGCATTCTACCATATGTCTATTTCATAATGAGGATGATGTATTTCACTCGGCTTATTGTATTAGAGATGCAAATAACTTGATAAATTCACTACGTGGTCATCTCATTTCATATTTGTTTTCTTAGGGCTTATTTTTCTCTATGTCAAACAACCAGAAGACAATAACCTTGTATTGAATACTTGGAGTTTTCTGCCTTTAGGCCAAGATAATCATATTAACACACGAATCACCTTATGGGACTTTAAATTGATGTTTTTGTTTGTCTTATATAACATGTTCTCATACCAATAATAACTAAGGTAGGGGTTCTTAAAGAATGAAAACATAATGCAAGGGTTAGTTAACTTAACAAAAATCAGTTGACTTTACTCTAATAATTGCCCAAAAGTCAGCAATCCAGCTATCAAAAGAGTATTAAAAAATGAAGTCAACCAAAGAATATAACAAGCCATAGTTGTGGTTCTTGACCAAGTCCCCATCCTATTCCAATTCTATTTCCCATTCTACCAGTATCCTTGTATATGTATAATTTCACTTCTAACTGAACAAAATATATagttatcccccccccccccccaaaggctAGATCGAGGATTGATCTATGGCGTCCGGGATCAAGCACTTCAGCCACAACCACAATCTATTGATGCATGAGATGCCTGAAGGTGCTGAGGTCTCATGCTCCGGTTGCAACTCTTCGGCGACGAAGACCATATACATTTGTTGGCAATGCAATTTCTATTTACATGAGCAATGTTTTCATGCAACTCGCTCACGGAAACATCCGTCGCACCCTCAACACCCCCTTAACTTGTTACCTTACCCTACTTACCCTTCCAACTCCTTCTATTGCAATTCATGCAAAGTCATTGGAACCGGTTTCTCCTATTCCTGTTCCGATTGCGATTTTGATCTTCATGTCCAATGTGCTTATTCCATTTCTGATGCTACAAATTCTCATCAACATCCAGTCACTAGTCCTCAACCACATCATGTATCTTATCCAGACCAAGCAGTAGCTCCAACGGTCCCTAATGTCCCCTCCATTTCATTTCCGACGCCAATTCCAATTCCAACTCCAATTCCGACTCCAACTCCAATTCCAGTTCCTGCTCAATATTCAATAAGCATGACCCAAGACCCTTACATGGCTCAAAATGTATCAACCTTTTCTGTTCCGGCCCCAATTCCAATTCCGACCACAATTCCAATTCCGACCCCAATTCCAGTTCCTGCTCAGTATCCGATAAATGTCACCCAAGACTCTTACATGGCTCAAAATGTTTCGACATTTGTTCCTACTAGTGCTCAAAATCTGGTCACTAGTGCACAAAATGCACATATACCTCAAAGTTTTACTAGTGTTCCCACAAGTGCACATAATTCATCCATACCGCAACATCTACATACCCCTTTCGCATCTGTTCCACCTACTGCTCCGAATTCACAACCACCTCACTATGGCGAATCCGGTAAAAACAAGACAACAACTCCAGGTATCAAACATTTTAGCCACCCACATGGTTTGGTTTTAGTAAACATAAAACATGGAAAAAAGAACATAACTTGCTCAGGATGTCAAGAAACCTTAATCGGCAAAGGCTATGCATGTGCCGAACAAAACTGTAGCTTTCAACTTGATGAATCTTGTTTCAATCTAGAGAAAGAGATCCAACACAAATCTCATCCAGCCCACCCTCTTACCCTTCTCTCCTCATCGCTATACAAGAACCAAAATGGTAGGTTTACTTGCAATGCATGCTATAAAGATGGTTCTGGCTTTAACTACCATTGTTCAATCTGTGAACATGATCTGCATGTTAAGTGCGCGAACTTGAGCGAAACAGTAAAGCGCGATGATCATGAACATGTGCTAAAGCTGTTTTACGAGGCCCCGTTGATGGGAGAAGAGTACACATTCTTTTGTGACGTGTGTAGTCGCGTTGTGCATAAAGATCACTGGACTTATTACTGCAAGGAATGTGACTTTGGGACACATTTGGAGTGTGTGAATCGTCAAGTATGTGATGAAAGTAGTGGGGATCAGGTTGATGATTCAAGAACTGACCAGGAGAGGCTTGATGAAGCGTATGAAATTGCTAGGATAAATGCTCTCGGCCGGAAATACAgcttagaaaatatataattaGTGCATATGTTTTTATGCAAGAAAGAGTTGCACAATCATGATTTACTTATTGTGCCGGGTGAAGTTACCAGGCAATATTGGTATTCAGTAATTTCTTTTATGTGTTATATAGTATCTGATACTTGTTTTTATGCCTTACCGGCTACATTGATTGATCTGCGTAACCAACACttgttttttcttttgttttacaaTGAGAATAAGCGTTAGGTGACCGTGGTTTGTGGTTGATTAAGTCTATACGCGCGCCCAGGACTAGCCGACGGGTAAAAGTCTTCCCCATGCCAAAGTTGTTGATGAACATTTGGGATCTTTACCTCACAagtgatttttatttaattcgtATGAATTTAACTGTATCACGGCATTTATTATTTAAtctgtatgtttttttttgttgtatttgttAAAATTTTATAATCAACGGATGAATTTTTTAATGTGTACTTGCAAAATCAAGGAATGAATTTTTTAATGTGTACTTGCAACGTGAATGGATTTGTTTGAATTATATAAACTTTTGTAAACAAAGCATATAATTAAATTCAAAAGTTAAAGCTCAATATGTTATAAAACCCATTAACTTATCATATTTAGTTTAGGCCCAAACACATAAATTTAATTCCTATTTAACCCAGTTAAACCAAATTAAACcaaatataatgttttaaaatATAAACTCATTTAAAAATCACAAAGGCTGATAGTCTGAAAAATTAAAGAGGGAGCGGGGAAAGGGGTGATAATCCCTTGAGGGCCTATTTTTTCCCTTCGCCCAGGCCGTGACAGTTATAGATACCCAACTTTGTATATTTTCATTTCACTAAAAACTAGGTTAttgccccgtgtaatacacggggtgaatcataattataatgtgaaataaaaaaaatatgttcataatatgatctaagtatatataatatagagtaaTATGCAGACCAAATACGAAATAAATATTGAAGTTTGTATAGCCAATCATAATAATATGATCTGTTATTTGTTTTAGGATTTGTCATAGGAAATTAAAATTTTGTACCACTACTAATATTTATTGTGACATTTTCTTGTTCAAAGGTAACGTGTCTGATTGTATCTGATAATAGATTATTCTGACGGTTAATGTTGgcataatattatattttctaccaTCCAAATATAGTTTCCTCACTTTCGCTATCATTAACATTAATATAAGATATACTCGTATTCAAAGCTATAAACCAATATGAATTGTACGAAATAATTACTTTTATCACAATTAGTAAGGAAACCAATAAAAACTACTGATAATGTAATATGTCCCATACCATTTGAAAGGTCCGAAAAGGGACTTCTAGACAGATAAAAGTAATGTAAATGAATAGACAAAAATTGAATCAATAAAACCAATTAGCTATAGTTGAGAAAATACTATGTATAGTGTAATACTTTACATGTACAATTGAACCAATGAAACATATATATAAgtggaaaaataaaaataaagacatgAGACACCATACGACAACTAAGTaaatctaaatttaaaaaaaaagttatgacaTTCCGAATGTGAAGATACATTTCACAGACCTCTACATCTTAGTTACAATTGGAAAAAATATGTATGTTAAGAGTTTACCTTGTTTTAAAACACATGTATCTAACTTATCTAAAAATACATAATGTTTTCTATGTGACATAGATAATATGCATAGCATATGAAGAGTAAAAAAACATACCTAGTATTTAGAATGAAGTGGAGTTTAATTCTAAATATTTGATGTAATATATTGAATATTAAATAATGATTTTTTATATTCTTGACAAAACTTTAATTATCACAAAATCTAATTTAATTCTAGAAGGGAAAGTAAAACTTAATAGTTACTAATTTTATGGGTTTTTGTTTAataatttaaaatcaaaattaaatccataaattatagattagatttaaaacacattttagactttatatttacaatcaaaataaaattctaatataatatttaaatctttttaatttagaatttaaaatttatcaataaaTTCTATATTCTTATGTTCCCCTTAAAGTCAAAGGGGAACATAACTAATCTGCATCGTTGGATCAACCTAACATTTAATCATGACCGTCATAAATCAGAAAAAAACGGGGAGGTTTTTTCTGCAATTCCTTTTGACCTGCTCAGCCGAAATTCCAGGGACATGTTCTagctttttgtttttttttttttgaaagccAACCCACGTTCTAATTTCAATAACTTTTTAAAATCCCAATATCCCATTTAGTTTTTGAACTGAAATTCATGCCACGATCTAATTTCAATAACTTGACATAAATAACTGCTTTCAATAACTtaacaaaattaaataaaatatccTTATAAATTACTATATTCCTTCTAGAAGTAGAGGTTACAGACGGGTTGTATGATTGAGGTTCCAATGTTGCATTTGCCTTGGTCCCATGCAATGATACCTGCAAAAAAATCAGCTACATGAAAATTTTAAGTTAATTCTAATAATTTTGAAGTGAAGGTGCATAATATTTTGGTTAAATTCTACCCAAAAAAACATATATCATAAGCAAATCTAAACGGCTGCCTATAAAATTGATGCAACAGATTATACTTTCTAAAAAATGTAAACATGAGTAACTCATAAATAATTActgtaaattaaaaaaaagatttattttattgTCACCTTAAAAATATAGAGCCTAAATACaagttttaaattataaaatttatataaaCAACAGTTATTTTACAAAGACTGCAGTTTCTAAAAATTAAATAACATTCTCGAATTGGACAGTTTTCACCTTAAATTAGTTTTAAAACTtccaaaaaacacaaaaaaaaacatgGGTAGAAGTTATTTTGTAGATCATGGGTAGGTGGTTATTTTAAATCTGTCCCTAAAAGCATCTATATAAACATTCACATACCTTAAAAAATAAACCATTCTATCTCTCAAAATTGCTCTCTGAATGAAGCTTATTATCAAAAAAGAAATGCAGCCAAACGTAAGTCAGTTCTGCACATTTTCCTACTACCATTTAAACCTTTATACCTTACAATAATTTTATCTTTTGTATTTTAAGACGGAGGCGACTTACCGAGTTGAAAAACTTGATCCCAAAACCAAAGAGGAGCAGCAACACCTTGAACTACCTGTAAGTAAACATATTTAAATGTAAATTTTTTTCAGTTCTACATATTTACCTACCATTTCTACTTTATAatgtttttttatcttttctATTTAAGATGGAGGCGAATTGCCAAGTTAAAAAGTTTGATCCAGAAGCCGACGAGCAGCAACACCTCGAATCACATGTAAGTAAACATATTCAAAATTCatgtttattttgtaaaaatctgTATAAGTGATATCTAATAAGGCACATTGATTTTGTAGAAACCTATAAAAAGTGTTGAGATAATAAAGAGTGATGGAGAGTCAAGCCCAACCGCTTCAGAAATTCTACGTGAAATCAGTGAGCAGGTAAATCTGAATTACAGCagtgttatatattttatttcttatgtccacattatttttttaaattgttgttaTCTTAGAAACGGAAGTGTGACAAGCTAAACAAAAGGTTGGAGTCTCTTGCCACCTGGAATTGGGAAGAGGTTATCAATGTCAGCAGCGATGATGGAGCTTCCGAAGATGATCCACAACCCGATGATGAGATGGATGATACTGCAGATTCAATGGACAGTTTCTGGAAGAAATCTAAAATTCCACGAGTTGAAATACGCACCCGTGGACGAGTTGTTCAAGTCGATTCCGTCTAAAGCTTTAGTTTTGATAACCATTTGCtatgttattttttgtttttagCTTTACTTCAAACCATGTTTACTGAGTTTTAAGTTAATCCAGATGATTTAAATTTTGCATCTCTGATTCATATAAGTTATGTTAGTGTAATAGTGATACTAATATAATAATTAATGATATTAGTACAATACTCCTATTAAAAAATAACTACTATCATGTAtcatgttattattattacagtATAACGATTTCTGTTTTGAATAAAACAATTATGAATAAAATTTTTTTATAGATACGTTTAGGTCAAGTTTAGaaagaaggaaaaaaaaaacagaaatcaTATTAAAATATCTAACGTTTTTTTAAACCTAAATTTTAGGAAGTGAGAGAGTGGAAGAGTGGGGTAAACCAAttattcatattattattatcattacaTATAGTCGtagttttattaatattattaactgttttaaaaaaaatattagtaatttaatgttattattagtaattattaattattaatatattaacaaaatttcatttttataagAAAATATTACCAACATTtcatttttataagaaaaaaacaCTATATTTATTATATTAGTTTTAGGTTTGCCTACACCTATATAGTCTATAGATAATCAGcctaaattaaattaaataattatattattagttttaaggtgttttgttaatattattattaatataactattatcagttttaaaattattattgttattactgacaatttatataatttatataatattattaACAATATTAAAATTATTATAACATTACTAATATTTTTAAGATtattaatatttgtattataCAGTTTTATCAGCTAAAAAAACAGAATTATATATATGTTTTGTCAATTTATAAAAAAGTAAACTATTATATGTATAAAAAGTTGTTAAACAAATATCACAAAAGAGTTAtgtttaagttttattttttataaataactaTAAATAAATGAATTGTAACCATATTGTAACCCACGTCtgatttttgtaaaaaaaaaaaacttattataACTGCTCTTGTAAGTAATTATAACTGCTCTGATTGATAACTGCTCTGATTGAAGACTTTAAATATAGCTTCACTGTTAAATTTTTTCCTTTTACATTCATGCACATCCCAAATCATAAATCCACGGTTAGTAAAGCTTCTAATTTTTATTGTTTATGTGTTTTAGATACATTGACATTTCTAATGCTGACTTTAATTCAGGATTACAGGTATATAAAGATTCCTACGTTCTTCCTACGTTCTCTTTAAACGCAGGTAAAGCTTCTCTTTTTAATGTCTACTTATGTGTTTtagata
This is a stretch of genomic DNA from Helianthus annuus cultivar XRQ/B chromosome 16, HanXRQr2.0-SUNRISE, whole genome shotgun sequence. It encodes these proteins:
- the LOC110915531 gene encoding uncharacterized protein LOC110915531, coding for MASGIKHFSHNHNLLMHEMPEGAEVSCSGCNSSATKTIYICWQCNFYLHEQCFHATRSRKHPSHPQHPLNLLPYPTYPSNSFYCNSCKVIGTGFSYSCSDCDFDLHVQCAYSISDATNSHQHPVTSPQPHHVSYPDQAVAPTVPNVPSISFPTPIPIPTPIPTPTPIPVPAQYSISMTQDPYMAQNVSTFSVPAPIPIPTTIPIPTPIPVPAQYPINVTQDSYMAQNVSTFVPTSAQNLVTSAQNAHIPQSFTSVPTSAHNSSIPQHLHTPFASVPPTAPNSQPPHYGESGKNKTTTPGIKHFSHPHGLVLVNIKHGKKNITCSGCQETLIGKGYACAEQNCSFQLDESCFNLEKEIQHKSHPAHPLTLLSSSLYKNQNGRFTCNACYKDGSGFNYHCSICEHDLHVKCANLSETVKRDDHEHVLKLFYEAPLMGEEYTFFCDVCSRVVHKDHWTYYCKECDFGTHLECVNRQVCDESSGDQVDDSRTDQERLDEAYEIARINALGRKYSLENI
- the LOC110915530 gene encoding uncharacterized protein LOC110915530, encoding MDQGFKHFSHLHNLIMHHMPEGVEVSCSGCHSSATATVYVCWQCNFFLHEQCYRATRSLKHPSHPPHPLTLVPYPTYHSNSFYCNSCNIVGTGFSYSCADCEFDLHVQCAYSISRATSLKNAHPFQELVPQGWNGVQNSNIDHHVPFASVPESPPIPFASAQNHYMPLNTVSGHDLACGFVPPHNQNLTTTSQDPFMAHNLASVSIPTNFQNPLDNAQYSSVDQTGPSVSIPTNYPPTTISSGHDPVMPQDRPSVSIPASSHDRISSAQYPSMAQTGPSVSVPTNYPPNAIPSSQDPSMPQDDPSISIPMGSQNRISGVQYPSVAQTGPSISIPTDYPQNPIPSAQDPSVSQNRPVSIPTSSYNSSAQYASVAETGPSVSVPTGYPQNPIPSAQDPSMSQNRPVSIPTSSHNSSAQYPSVPQNGPSVSIPTNPSESISSSHDHSTPQNGPKDKEVMHFSHLHKLSRVNLQEDEENEVICSGCEDTLVGNGYKCVEPDCDFHLHESCFHLKREIIHKSHPEHPLTILPLAPYDNKDGEFTCNACCSDGTGFTYHCSVGWYVRLDSPVRSAGRLDRLGHSSGL